The following coding sequences are from one Neosynechococcus sphagnicola sy1 window:
- a CDS encoding YlxR family protein: protein MTTPNTRRCISCGKMDLKSAFWRVVRVHPSQMVQLDQGMGRSAYLCPQQNCLQTAQKKKRLERTLRVKVSQEVYQQLWHRLEGSIQAGKG from the coding sequence ATGACCACACCCAATACTCGACGGTGCATTAGCTGCGGCAAGATGGATCTTAAATCAGCCTTTTGGCGGGTGGTTCGGGTTCATCCATCGCAGATGGTTCAATTGGATCAGGGAATGGGGCGCTCAGCCTATTTATGTCCTCAACAGAATTGCCTGCAAACGGCTCAAAAGAAAAAGCGTCTAGAACGCACCCTGAGGGTCAAAGTCTCCCAAGAAGTTTATCAGCAGCTATGGCATCGACTGGAGGGCAGTATTCAGGCTGGGAAAGGCTAG